In the genome of Zetaproteobacteria bacterium, the window CCCGGACCGCATCGACGGGTGTGTGCCGGGGCGCCGCATGGAGAAGGGAGGGCGGCAACAGGTGGGGCAGCCCGTCCAGATCGGCGTGACAGCCGCAGCCGCAACGGATGGCGGCATCGTGCGTGCTGCGACCGGATGGTGCTTCGTGCAACACCGGGGAAGTCGCCCCGGCGGCAGTAGACCGCGGCGCTGTCGGCAGGCGGCAGGTGACCGCAGCGGTCGCCGGCAGGGTGGTGACGCTGACCAGGGCGAAGAGCAGCAACAGCGCGATGCTGCGACGCAGGGTACGGGCTCCCGTCACGGCCGCGGTGGAGGCGGGTACTTGGCCAGCTTGCGCTGCAGTGTGCGCCGGTGCATGCCCAGCGCACGGGCGGTGGCCGAGATGTTGCCGTCGTGCTCGAGCAGCACGCGCTGGATGTACTCCCACTCCAGCCGTCTGGGGTGGAGCGGCTTGTCGGGGATGGGGGGATCCCCCGCCGCCGGCCGGTCGGAGAGTGCCGCCAGCACCTCGTCGATCGTCGCCGGCTTGGGCAGGTAGTGGACCGCGCCCGACCGTGTCGCCTCCACCGCCGTGGCGATGCTGGCGAAGCCGGTGAGGATCACCGCCCGGCAGGCCGGCTGCTGCGTGCGCAGATGGCGCAACACCACCAGCCCGGAATCGCCGCCGCCGAGGTTGAGGTCGATCACCGCGTGGGTGAAGCGCAGCTGACCGATCAGGGTGCGTGCCGCATCGGCATCGGCCGCGTGCATGCTCTCGATCCCCCGCCGCTCCAGCGCACGGGCGAAGACCGCCGCGAAGGCGGCATCGTCATCGACCAGCAACAGCAGCGGCTTCACGCCGCCACCGGCCAGAGCAGCCGCACCACCGCCCCGCCGCTGTCGCGGTTGGCGATGTGCACCGTTCCCTCCAGCTGCTCCATGACGAAACCGACCAGAAACAGCCCCAGTCCCTTGCCGCCCGCGCGGCCGGCAAGCGGCACGCGCCCGGCCTGGTGGAGCAGATCGGCGTCGAAGCCCCTGCCGTCATCCTCCACCGTCAACTCCAGCCAGCCATGCCGGGATCGCAACGAGTCCGTCTGTGGACTTGTCGCCCGACGGGTGCCGCCCTCTTGCGCAGCCGTCACGCCACCGTCGGCCGCCAGCCGCACGACGATCTCGGTCGCCCCCGCCTGCCGGGCGTTATCCAGCAGCACCACCAGCACCTGGCCCAGCAGCGCGTCGACCGGCGCGGCGGGCAGGCTCCCGACCACCTCGCGCCGCAACCGCAGCCCGGGATGGAGGGTGTGCCACTCCTCCAGCGCCCGCGCCACCAGCTGCGCGACCGGCAGTGCCCTGCCGTCTCCAGCCAGCGACCGCCCCCGCTCGGCCAGTCGTTCGAGCACCGCGCGGCAGCGGTCGATCTGCTCGGCCAGCAGCCGGCAGCTTCGCTCCCGCTCCGCCGCATCGGAGGCCTGGCGCAGCTCCTCGGTCAAGAGCAGCATGGTGTTGAGCGGCGTGCCCAGCTCGTGGGCATCGAACGCCGCCTGCGCCCCCATCGACACCACCGCACGCTGGCGCAGCCACCGCTGCTGCATCCCGGCCAGCTGCAGCGCATGCCGCCTCCGCTGCTCGGCCATCCGCGCCACCACGCTGACGATCAGCACCACGCTGAGCACGAAGGAGAACCACATCCCGACCAGATGGTGGTGGAAGCCGCCATCCGCCGTCGTGCGGCCGAAGATCGGCGCATACCAGCGCATCAACACCGTGTAGGCGGCGATCACGGCCAGCGCCAGCAGCCACGCCTGCCGCTGTGGCAGCAGTAGCGCCGCGACCAGCACCGGCAGCAGGTAGAGGGAGATCAGCGGATTGCTGTAGCCGCCGCTCAGGCAGAGCAGTGCGGTGAGCAGCGCCACATCGAGCCAGAGCTGCCCCTGCAGCAGGCCGACCGCCGCCCCGCCACGCCGGCAGAGGCGTATTACCGGCAGCGATGCGGCCAGCGCCAGCCCGAAGAGCAGCGCCAGCCACAGCTGGTGGGCGGGCGGGCTGCCGATGGCGGTCATGTAGGCGAAGAAGAGGGCGAACAGCGCCAGCATGCAGCCGCGCAGCACCAGCAGGTGCAGGGCGTGCCGCGTCTCGTCCCGCCGATCGACGGCGGCAGAACCGCTCAACGCAGATCGACCACCGATGCATCGACGGCGACCTCCGCGCCCGACCGGGTACGCAACACGATCGGCACCCGATCGTCGCGCCGCATCGGCCTCTTCAGCCCGATGAGCATGAGATGCACCTTCCCCGGCGCGAAGCGGAAGGCGCCGTGCGCCGGCACGGTCACCGAGGGGATGGGGGCCATCTCCATCACGCCCCGGATCATGCGCATCCGGTGCAGCTCCACCTTGCGGCAGACCGGGCTGCGCGCGCCGACGACGACCACCGGCCGTGCACCCCGGTTGCGCAGGGTGAGGTAGGCGACGCTGTTCTCCGACACCGGCGGCACCAGCCGCACCCGCGCATCATCTACCGCCAACGGCGGATCGGCCGCCGTGGCGTGGACGGCGAAGGGGAGCAGCGCCGACAAGAGCGCCGGCAGCCAGCAGCGCGGCGGCCTCAACCCGCCTTGCCCCTTCACAGCCATGCGCGCATCGCCGCGGCAATCGCCTCGGCTCTGGTTCCGTCGCCGAAGAGGTCGACCAGCCGCCCCTGTGGATCGATCAGGTAGATGAAGCTGGAGTGGGAGACCGCATACTCCGCTCCCGGGGCGTGCGGCGGGATGCGGTAGCTGACCCGCCAGGCGGCGGCGATCCGTTGCAACCGTTGCGGCGTGGTCGTCGCACCAACCATGCGCGGGTCGAAGAAGGCGGTGTAGCGCTTGAGCAGCTCCGGGGTGTCGCGCTCCGGATCGAGGCTGACGAAGAGCAGGGCCGTGCGTCTCTGCATGGCCTGCGGCAGCGAGCGCACCGCCCGCGCCATCACCCCCAGCGCCGTCGGGCAGGCATCCGGGCAGTGGGTATAGCCGAAATAGAGCAGCACCACCTTGCCGCGCAAGTCGTGCAGGGCAAGCGCCCCATCGGCCG includes:
- a CDS encoding response regulator, which encodes MKPLLLLVDDDAAFAAVFARALERRGIESMHAADADAARTLIGQLRFTHAVIDLNLGGGDSGLVVLRHLRTQQPACRAVILTGFASIATAVEATRSGAVHYLPKPATIDEVLAALSDRPAAGDPPIPDKPLHPRRLEWEYIQRVLLEHDGNISATARALGMHRRTLQRKLAKYPPPPRP
- a CDS encoding sensor histidine kinase is translated as MSGSAAVDRRDETRHALHLLVLRGCMLALFALFFAYMTAIGSPPAHQLWLALLFGLALAASLPVIRLCRRGGAAVGLLQGQLWLDVALLTALLCLSGGYSNPLISLYLLPVLVAALLLPQRQAWLLALAVIAAYTVLMRWYAPIFGRTTADGGFHHHLVGMWFSFVLSVVLIVSVVARMAEQRRRHALQLAGMQQRWLRQRAVVSMGAQAAFDAHELGTPLNTMLLLTEELRQASDAAERERSCRLLAEQIDRCRAVLERLAERGRSLAGDGRALPVAQLVARALEEWHTLHPGLRLRREVVGSLPAAPVDALLGQVLVVLLDNARQAGATEIVVRLAADGGVTAAQEGGTRRATSPQTDSLRSRHGWLELTVEDDGRGFDADLLHQAGRVPLAGRAGGKGLGLFLVGFVMEQLEGTVHIANRDSGGAVVRLLWPVAA
- a CDS encoding copper chaperone PCu(A)C — protein: MAVKGQGGLRPPRCWLPALLSALLPFAVHATAADPPLAVDDARVRLVPPVSENSVAYLTLRNRGARPVVVVGARSPVCRKVELHRMRMIRGVMEMAPIPSVTVPAHGAFRFAPGKVHLMLIGLKRPMRRDDRVPIVLRTRSGAEVAVDASVVDLR
- a CDS encoding SCO family protein, whose amino-acid sequence is MRRCLRGLCRCLQEAPASGLSPKLRRPLLWLTVALALSALAATGGWLARRLTPQIPPWARGMGGDFSVRSADGALALHDLRGKVVLLYFGYTHCPDACPTALGVMARAVRSLPQAMQRRTALLFVSLDPERDTPELLKRYTAFFDPRMVGATTTPQRLQRIAAAWRVSYRIPPHAPGAEYAVSHSSFIYLIDPQGRLVDLFGDGTRAEAIAAAMRAWL